From a single Vitis vinifera cultivar Pinot Noir 40024 chromosome 18, ASM3070453v1 genomic region:
- the LOC104877963 gene encoding pentatricopeptide repeat-containing protein At3g53700, chloroplastic-like — protein MTFSQIVVAKDDLGDATSEYVAVDHMLRMRLLPTIATFTTLMHRFYRDAKIAEALKLKGVMELCGLKLDVVAYNVLTMGMCANRDSVAAFELYEEMRHRDLCPNITTYVVLVDAISTENSPLTNCAFQTVAFAFDQHCWTQKLLQNSRKVDDVQDYKFRNNLRVTTAEPKEMCGRDSQYANSEFPVRFENFCYKSSWHEKITGSLFFICDVLDDGDSGPIFKVQTVYPPPHQRPQLRAEDICCTGFQDLVHEVAQ, from the exons ATGACATTCAGTCAAATTGTTGTAGCAAAAGATGATCTTGGAGATGCAACTTCAGAATACGTAGCCGTGGATCATATGCTTAGGATGCGACTTCTTCCCACTATTGCCACATTCACAACTCTAATGCATAGATTCTACAGAGATGCTAAGATTGCAGAGGCTTTAAAGTTGAAGGGTGTAATGGAGCTTTGTGGTCTGAAGCTTGATGTTGTTGCTTACAATGTTCTCACTATGGGCATGTGTGCTAATAGGGATTCTGTAGCTGCATTTGAGCTTTATGAGGAAATGAGACATAGGGATCTTTGTCCGAATATTACCACCTATGTTGTTCTTGTTGATGCCATTTCTACTGAAA ATTCTCCTTTGACTAATTGTGCTTTTCAGACCGTAGCATTTGCATTTGATCAGCACTGCTGGACACAGAAG TTATTGCAGAATTCTAGGAAGGTTGATGATGTTCAGGACTACAAATTCAGAAACAATTTAAGGGTTACAACGGCTGAACCCAAGGAAATGTGTGGGCGCGACTCTCAGTATGCTAATAGTGAATTTCCAGTTCGGTTCGAAAATTTCT GTTATAAATCCAGCTGGCATGAAAAGATCACTGGCTCTCTATTTTTCATATGTGATGTCTTGGATGACGGTGATTCTGGTCCAATTTTCAAGGTTCAAACAGTCTATCCTCCTCCTCACCAAAGGCCACAAC